The Papaver somniferum cultivar HN1 chromosome 3, ASM357369v1, whole genome shotgun sequence genome includes a region encoding these proteins:
- the LOC113357211 gene encoding peroxidase 12-like: MAASSSSTFSSSSFVISCVLLLTASSYLSSSVVEAQTTPPLVKGLSWSFYKSNCANLEKIVRDQLKIVFKKDIIQAAGLLRLHFHDCFVQGCDGSVLLDGSASGPGEKSAAPNLSLRAEAFRIINDLRSRVHKACGRVVSCSDITALAARDAVYLSGGPDYKIPLGRKDGLNFATTEATENNLPAFFSNASVLISDLKAKNLDITDLVALSGGHTIGRAGCTSFTERLYPSQDKTMDPKFAANLKVTCPKTDTTNTTVLDIRTPNVFDNKYYTDLVNRQGLFTSDQDLFVNTKTRPIVNSFAANQTLFFEKFVFSVIKMGQLSVLTGAQGEIRANCSARNPSKLSSFYLSSVVDEGETEAF; encoded by the exons ATGGCTGCTTCATCTTCCTCTACATTTTCCTCATCTTCCTTCGTAATCTCTTGTGTTTTATTACTCACTGCTTCTTCTTACTTGTCTTCGTCGGTAGTAGAAGCTCAAACCACACCTCCATTAGTAAAGGGACTCTCATGGAGTTTCTACAAATCGAACTGTGCAAATCTTGAAAAAATTGTTAGAGACCAGCTCAAGATAGTTTTCAAGAAGGATATTATTCAAGCTGCTGGATTACTTCGTCTGCATTTCCATGACTGCTTTGtccag GGTTGTGATGGCTCAGTGTTGTTAGACGGGTCTGCTAGTGGTCCAGGCGAGAAATCGGCAGCACCAAATCTGTCGCTCCGAGCTGAAGCATTTAGAATCATCAACGACCTCCGTTCCCGTGTTCACAAAGCCTGTGGCCGTGTAGTCTCCTGCTCTGATATCACTGCTCTTGCTGCTCGTGACGCTGTCTACCTG TCTGGAGGTCCGGACTACAAAATCCCACTGGGTAGGAAAGATGGACTCAACTTTGCAACAACAGAAGCAACAGAGAATAACCTCCCTGCTTTCTTCTCAAATGCAAGTGTTCTCATCTCTGATCTAAAAGCCAAGAACCTCGACATCACAGATCTCGTCGCTCTATCCGGTGGTCACACCATTGGTAGAGCAGGTTGCACGTCCTTCACGGAACGTTTATACCCGAGCCAAGACAAAACCATGGACCCAAAATTCGCAGCAAATCTGAAAGTAACGTGCCCTAAGACTGACACTACCAACACCACTGTACTCGACATTAGAACGCCAAATGTGTTCGACAACAAGTACTACACTGATCTGGTGAACAGACAAGGTTTATTCACTTCCGATCAAGATCTATTTGTAAATACTAAGACCCGCCCGATTGTGAATAGCTTTGCTGCTAACCAGACTTTGTTTTTCGAGAAGTTTGTGTTTTCGGTGATTAAGATGGGCCAGTTAAGCGTGCTGACTGGTGCTCAAGGAGAGATCAGGGCTAACTGCTCTGCCCGAAACCCGTCAAAACTCTCATCATTCTACTTGTCATCTGTGGTCGACGAAGGTGAAACTGAAGCTTTTTAG